attttgtccatcactaatttctttgtttttttagcGATTAAGCTTTCTTGAGTAGAGTTATTATATGGCATTTGTGTTGATGAAATAGCCAAAGTGCGTACAAACTAGTCTGTTTCTATCAAAAGTAATTAGATTGTACACATTAATATTCATCACAAGATTACATCTAAAAACAACTCATACCTCAAGGGAAGATAGAGATTACAATTAACTTCTCTTTTCCCTATTTTCAAGAACAAAGGGAAGATAGAGATTACAATTATTTATTCCAAATAGAAAAAGGTactaatgaagaaattaaagttATTAATTACTCTTAATACCACTAATCAAATTCTATGATGGATTAAACCACAAACAGTTACAAGAGCCATAACTAATGATTGATCAACATGAGGTTCCACCACCAATGTTAACACATCATCTCCAAATAATACTCCTGAACTTGCTTGTTTTTGTTTTACCTAAAAATAAACACAAAGTCACAAACAccattagtaattttttttaacttaatatACATGATTAGTTGGTACTAATCAATTCtattatgaatttgattataTGTAGTTATCTTTTAGGTGATCTAACAGATTAATTACCTCTGCGACAAGTCCGCCATGTTGGTCCACAATCTTGATAGATTTTGTGGCAAGGATAATAATGTAATAACAACTTGCTTCAGAATTACATCCCAATATAACATTATAATAGTTCACATTATATCCTCTAAGAACATTGTGAACTTTCTTCACTTGAAACCATGGTATTTCTTTACTAGTAACTCCATCATAACTCAATTTATAGCCATCCCAATTTCCAAATACCGGAACTTTCTgcgaaaaataataataatatatcagtatcgttgaaaatataattaagtaaataaacagGTGAAGAGTACTTACCCTATTTCGAATAGAGAA
This region of Solanum stenotomum isolate F172 unplaced genomic scaffold, ASM1918654v1 scaffold7275, whole genome shotgun sequence genomic DNA includes:
- the LOC125852990 gene encoding protein LURP-one-related 11-like, giving the protein MSRVYSNLRTIKSSNYVSPRRETFTLWMKSLVYHGNGCTVYDSNGQIVYRIDNYNIKRSKEVHLMDCNGKVLFSIRNRKVPVFGNWDGYKLSYDGVTSKEIPWFQVKKVHNVLRGYNVNYYNVILGCNSEASCYYIIILATKSIKIVDQHGGLVAEVKQKQASSGVLFGDDVLTLVVEPHVDQSLVMALVTVCGLIHHRI